One stretch of Serinicoccus hydrothermalis DNA includes these proteins:
- a CDS encoding tRNA (adenine-N1)-methyltransferase: MRRGPFRAGDRVQLTDPKGRMHTITLEDGKEFHTHRGHLKHDDLIDAPDGSVVRHTSGAEYLALRPLLSDFVLSMPRGAQVVYPKDAGQIVTFADIFPGAVVVEAGVGSGALSLSLLRAVGESGRLLSFERREDFADIARANARTFFGQDHPAWTVTVGDLVDALPQAVEPGTVDRVVLDMLAPWDCLDVVGTALAPGGVLVCYVATTTQLSRVAEAAKAAGGWTEPQAWESMVRGWHLEGLAVRPEHRMHGHTGFLVTMRRLAPGTDAPLRRKRPAPGAYGEDYAPASGEWSAAELGERPVSDKKLRRTRRDAAATATRVTGSDTDPEEGP, from the coding sequence ATGCGGCGCGGACCTTTCCGGGCGGGCGACCGCGTCCAGCTGACCGACCCCAAGGGCCGGATGCACACCATCACCCTGGAGGACGGCAAGGAGTTCCACACCCACCGCGGTCACCTCAAGCACGACGACCTCATCGACGCCCCCGACGGCTCGGTGGTGCGCCACACCTCCGGCGCGGAGTACCTCGCGCTGCGGCCGTTGCTCTCCGACTTCGTGCTGTCGATGCCGCGCGGTGCCCAGGTGGTCTACCCCAAGGACGCCGGCCAGATCGTCACCTTCGCCGACATCTTCCCCGGTGCGGTCGTCGTCGAGGCGGGCGTGGGCTCGGGGGCGCTGTCGCTGTCGCTCCTGCGGGCCGTGGGGGAGAGCGGCCGGCTGCTGAGCTTCGAGCGGCGCGAGGACTTCGCCGACATCGCGCGGGCCAACGCCCGCACCTTCTTCGGGCAGGACCACCCGGCCTGGACCGTCACCGTCGGCGACCTCGTGGACGCGCTGCCGCAGGCCGTCGAGCCCGGCACCGTGGACCGGGTCGTCCTGGACATGCTCGCCCCGTGGGACTGCCTCGACGTCGTCGGCACCGCGCTGGCCCCCGGCGGCGTGCTCGTCTGCTACGTCGCCACCACCACCCAGCTGTCCCGGGTCGCCGAGGCGGCGAAGGCCGCCGGCGGCTGGACCGAGCCGCAGGCGTGGGAGTCGATGGTGCGCGGCTGGCACCTCGAGGGGCTTGCGGTGCGCCCCGAGCACCGGATGCACGGGCATACCGGCTTCCTCGTGACGATGCGGCGGCTGGCGCCCGGCACCGACGCCCCGCTGCGCCGGAAGCGGCCGGCCCCCGGCGCCTACGGCGAGGACTACGCGCCCGCGTCGGGGGAGTGGAGCGCCGCCGAGCTAGGTGAGCGCCCGGTCTCGGACAAGAAGCTGCGGCGCACCCGCCGCGACGCCGCGGCGACCGCGACCCGGGTGACCGGGTCCGACACCGACCCGGAGGAGGGACCGTGA
- the arc gene encoding proteasome ATPase: MTEPTSRERHLQQEVQTLTSRVTELRGRNEALSTTLSSAKKQIEGLREDLDALASPPLTMGLVLRLADGHADVSVSGRRIRTTISSDVEVASLRPGREVLLNDAQAIVGVADYERAGDVVTCKEILDDGRLTVLVRGEDERIAHRAGSLGEDQVRVGDALLLDSRSGFVTERIERPEVTELMLEEVPDISYDDIGGLSGQIEQIRDAVELPFLHAELYESHQLRPPKGVLLYGPPGCGKTLIAKAVAASLARQAAEQKGLSAGGARSYFLNIKGPELLNKYVGETERHIRMIFQRAREKSAEGDPVVVFFDEMESLFRTRGSGVSSDVETTIVPQLLAEIDGVERLDNVIVIGASNREDMIDPAILRPGRLDVKIKIERPDAKGARDVFSKYLTSDIPLHPSVLDAHDQDRERSVAALIDGVVQRMYAVSPANAFLEVTYAGGDKEVLYFRDFASGAMVHNIVDRAKKLAIKDVLTHGEHGLRERHLEQAYLDEFKENEDLPNTTNPDDWARVSGKKGERITYIRTLVGDASGTQPGRSVELGDR; encoded by the coding sequence GTGACCGAGCCGACGTCGCGCGAGCGGCACCTGCAGCAGGAGGTGCAGACCCTCACCTCCCGCGTGACCGAGCTGCGCGGCCGCAACGAGGCGCTGAGCACCACGTTGTCGAGCGCGAAGAAGCAGATCGAGGGGCTGCGCGAGGACCTGGACGCCCTCGCCTCGCCGCCGCTGACCATGGGGCTGGTGCTGCGCCTGGCCGACGGGCACGCCGACGTCTCCGTGTCCGGGCGACGCATCCGCACGACGATCTCCTCCGACGTCGAGGTCGCCTCGCTGCGCCCGGGCCGGGAGGTGCTGCTCAACGACGCCCAGGCGATCGTCGGCGTCGCCGACTACGAGCGCGCCGGGGACGTCGTGACCTGCAAGGAGATCCTCGACGACGGGCGCCTCACCGTGCTCGTCCGCGGCGAGGACGAGCGGATCGCGCACCGCGCCGGGTCGCTGGGCGAGGACCAGGTGCGGGTGGGCGACGCGCTGCTCCTGGACTCCCGCAGCGGCTTCGTCACCGAGCGGATCGAGCGCCCCGAGGTCACCGAGCTCATGCTCGAGGAGGTGCCGGACATCTCCTACGACGACATCGGCGGCCTCTCCGGCCAGATCGAGCAGATCCGGGACGCCGTCGAGCTGCCCTTCCTGCACGCCGAGCTCTACGAGAGCCACCAGCTGCGCCCGCCCAAGGGAGTCCTGCTCTACGGCCCGCCCGGGTGCGGCAAGACCCTCATCGCCAAGGCGGTCGCCGCCTCCCTCGCTCGGCAGGCGGCCGAGCAGAAGGGGCTCAGCGCCGGTGGCGCGCGCAGCTACTTCCTCAACATCAAGGGCCCGGAGCTGCTCAACAAGTACGTCGGGGAGACCGAGCGGCACATCCGGATGATCTTCCAGCGGGCCCGAGAGAAGTCGGCCGAGGGCGACCCGGTGGTGGTCTTCTTCGACGAGATGGAGTCGCTCTTCCGCACCCGCGGCTCGGGCGTCTCCTCCGACGTCGAGACGACGATCGTGCCGCAGCTGCTGGCCGAGATCGACGGCGTCGAGCGGCTGGACAACGTCATCGTCATCGGCGCCTCCAACCGGGAGGACATGATCGACCCGGCCATCCTGCGCCCGGGGCGGCTCGACGTGAAGATCAAGATCGAGCGGCCCGACGCCAAGGGGGCGCGCGACGTCTTCTCGAAATACCTCACCTCGGACATCCCCCTGCACCCCAGCGTGCTGGACGCCCACGACCAGGACCGGGAGCGCAGCGTCGCCGCGCTCATCGACGGCGTCGTGCAGCGGATGTATGCCGTCTCCCCGGCCAACGCCTTCCTCGAGGTGACCTACGCCGGCGGTGACAAGGAGGTGCTCTACTTCCGCGACTTCGCCTCGGGGGCGATGGTCCACAACATCGTCGACCGCGCCAAGAAGCTGGCGATCAAGGACGTCCTCACCCACGGCGAGCACGGGCTGCGCGAGCGGCACCTGGAGCAGGCATACCTCGACGAGTTCAAGGAGAACGAGGACCTGCCCAACACCACGAACCCGGACGACTGGGCGCGGGTGTCCGGCAAGAAGGGGGAGCGGATCACCTACATCCGCACCCTCGTCGGCGACGCCTCGGGCACCCAGCCGGGGCGCTCGGTCGAGCTGGGTGACCGCTGA
- a CDS encoding MFS transporter codes for MVVAAETKTPSDAAPATPTTAIIAVLALCGTLVSLQQTLVLPLLPDFPEILGTTSDNASWLVTVTLLTAAVGTPIVSRLADMFGKRLMLIVCMWAVIAGSVVSALSAELWLVVLGRGLSGLGACLVPVGISIMRDHLPSDRVGSGVALMSATLGIGGAIGMPLAGVIYENLDWHALFYVSGGFAVIMLVAVHLVVPESTVKTRGRFDFAGALMLSVALTCFLLAVSKAGTWGWGSPITLSLLAGAGLVLAAWVPWELRTGQPLVDIRTSTRRTVLLTNAASVLIGFAMFANFLTSAQQVQMPPDTGYGFGLSVVSTGLVMLPSGLLMVAMSPVSASLITRFGPRAVLIAGAVTIALGFIGRSLLHGSVLEVVITSSVASLGTALAFAAMPTLIMRAVPITETASANGLNTLLRSLGTSSASALVAAVFAASMVTTASGELAPRFEAYQLVFWAGAAAALGGALIATFIRRPQRAHAGVEGDPQEPVGERTEVKLGGELPELLVRGRVVGPQGRPLRQAVTTVLRPDGRHIDWGRTDNEGRYTLALPEPGPYLLVVSADGWAPQSALVELSVGHEENVTMAKRLLLSGLVTDEGRPMPGVLISLIKHSGEFVGTAHSDEDGHYEIGLPPPGRYVLTAVDHEGGRTRSRALTVLATSTTLDLDIVTGVPRPRVDA; via the coding sequence ATGGTGGTGGCTGCGGAGACGAAGACCCCCTCCGACGCCGCCCCCGCCACCCCCACGACGGCGATCATCGCCGTGCTCGCGCTGTGCGGCACCCTCGTCTCGCTGCAGCAGACGCTGGTGCTGCCGCTGCTCCCGGACTTCCCCGAGATCCTGGGCACGACCAGCGACAACGCGTCCTGGCTGGTCACCGTCACCCTGCTCACGGCGGCCGTCGGGACCCCCATCGTGTCCCGCCTCGCCGACATGTTCGGCAAGCGGCTCATGCTCATCGTGTGCATGTGGGCGGTCATCGCCGGCTCGGTCGTCTCGGCGCTGAGCGCCGAGCTGTGGCTCGTCGTCCTCGGGCGCGGGCTGAGCGGCCTCGGCGCCTGCCTCGTGCCGGTCGGCATCAGCATCATGCGCGACCACCTGCCCTCGGACCGGGTCGGCTCCGGCGTGGCGCTGATGTCGGCGACCCTCGGCATCGGCGGCGCGATCGGTATGCCGCTGGCCGGCGTGATCTACGAGAACCTCGACTGGCACGCGCTCTTCTACGTCTCCGGCGGCTTCGCGGTGATCATGCTCGTCGCGGTCCACCTCGTCGTGCCGGAGTCGACGGTGAAGACCCGCGGCCGGTTCGACTTCGCCGGGGCGCTCATGCTGTCGGTGGCGCTGACCTGCTTCCTGCTGGCGGTGAGCAAGGCCGGCACCTGGGGCTGGGGCTCGCCGATCACGCTCAGCCTGCTCGCCGGTGCCGGGCTCGTGCTGGCCGCGTGGGTGCCGTGGGAGCTGCGCACCGGGCAGCCGCTGGTCGACATCCGCACGTCGACCCGGCGCACGGTGCTGCTCACCAACGCCGCGTCGGTGCTCATCGGCTTCGCGATGTTCGCCAACTTCCTCACCTCCGCGCAGCAGGTGCAGATGCCGCCCGACACCGGCTACGGCTTCGGGCTGTCGGTGGTCTCGACCGGCCTGGTCATGCTGCCCTCCGGGCTGCTCATGGTGGCGATGTCGCCGGTCTCGGCGAGCCTCATCACCCGGTTCGGGCCGCGGGCGGTGCTCATCGCCGGCGCGGTGACTATCGCCCTGGGCTTCATCGGCCGGTCGCTGCTGCACGGCAGCGTGCTCGAGGTGGTCATCACCTCCAGCGTGGCCTCGCTCGGCACGGCCCTGGCCTTCGCGGCGATGCCCACGCTCATCATGCGGGCGGTGCCCATCACCGAGACCGCCTCGGCCAACGGGCTCAACACGCTGCTGCGCTCGCTCGGCACCTCCTCGGCCTCGGCGCTCGTCGCGGCGGTCTTCGCGGCCTCGATGGTCACGACCGCCAGCGGTGAGCTGGCGCCGCGCTTCGAGGCATACCAGCTGGTCTTCTGGGCGGGTGCCGCGGCCGCGCTCGGGGGTGCGCTCATCGCGACCTTCATCCGCCGGCCGCAGCGCGCCCACGCCGGCGTCGAGGGCGACCCGCAGGAGCCGGTGGGGGAGCGCACCGAGGTCAAGCTGGGCGGTGAGCTGCCCGAGCTGCTCGTCCGCGGGCGCGTCGTCGGCCCGCAGGGACGCCCGCTGCGCCAGGCGGTCACCACCGTGCTGCGCCCCGACGGGCGGCACATCGACTGGGGCCGCACCGACAACGAGGGCCGCTACACCCTGGCGCTGCCCGAGCCGGGTCCCTACCTGCTCGTCGTCTCCGCCGACGGCTGGGCGCCGCAGTCCGCGCTGGTCGAGCTGTCCGTCGGCCACGAGGAGAACGTCACGATGGCCAAGCGGCTGCTGCTCTCCGGCCTCGTGACCGACGAGGGCCGGCCGATGCCCGGGGTGCTCATCTCGCTCATCAAGCACTCCGGCGAGTTCGTGGGCACGGCCCACAGCGACGAGGACGGGCACTACGAGATCGGCCTGCCCCCGCCGGGTCGCTACGTCCTCACCGCGGTCGACCACGAGGGCGGCCGGACCCGGTCGCGCGCGCTCACCGTGCTCGCCACCTCCACGACGCTCGACCTCGACATCGTCACCGGGGTGCCGCGCCCGCGCGTGGACGCCTGA
- a CDS encoding alpha-hydroxy acid oxidase has protein sequence MSATYRYDEALARAREVLPAPVLEYLLTGAGDGRAAAEAAEAWAGVRLRPRVLHDVTTVDLRTRALGEELALPFAVAPTTLQRAVHPEGEVAMARACAAAGQLLVVSSNAGSTLADIGATGVRWWVQAYLTQDRDLSLPLLERAVEAGAGAVVLTVDTPVVSTKRYAGASVWEATDPALLRVNFPPDGQRTPGAEKATDLSPEDLGWLREATGLPVVVKGVLRGDEAVRSRDAGADAVWVSNHGGRQLDRVVPTATALPEVRAAVGPGTEVYVDGGVRTGLDVLVALACGADLVLAGRAPVLGLVDGEDGVRSWQQTWTAELVEAMRLAGVAAVADLPGADLLAPG, from the coding sequence GTGAGCGCGACCTACCGCTACGACGAGGCCCTGGCCCGCGCCCGGGAGGTGCTTCCCGCGCCGGTGCTGGAGTACCTCCTCACCGGTGCCGGGGACGGCCGGGCCGCCGCCGAGGCGGCGGAGGCCTGGGCCGGGGTGCGGCTGCGGCCCCGGGTGCTGCACGACGTGACCACCGTCGACCTGCGCACCCGAGCGCTGGGCGAGGAGCTGGCCCTGCCCTTCGCCGTGGCCCCCACGACCCTGCAGCGTGCCGTCCACCCCGAGGGCGAGGTCGCGATGGCGCGGGCCTGCGCGGCCGCCGGCCAGCTGCTCGTGGTGTCCAGCAACGCCGGCTCCACCTTAGCCGACATCGGCGCCACCGGGGTCCGCTGGTGGGTCCAGGCCTACCTCACCCAGGACCGCGACCTCTCGCTGCCGTTGCTCGAGCGCGCGGTCGAGGCGGGGGCCGGCGCGGTGGTCCTCACGGTGGACACCCCGGTCGTCAGCACCAAGAGGTATGCCGGTGCCAGCGTCTGGGAGGCCACGGACCCGGCCCTGCTGCGGGTGAACTTCCCGCCCGACGGGCAGCGGACCCCCGGTGCGGAGAAGGCCACCGACCTCTCACCCGAGGATCTCGGATGGCTGCGTGAGGCCACCGGTCTGCCGGTCGTCGTCAAGGGTGTCCTGCGCGGTGACGAGGCCGTGCGCTCCCGGGACGCGGGCGCCGACGCCGTGTGGGTCTCCAACCACGGCGGTCGCCAGCTGGACCGCGTGGTCCCCACGGCGACCGCCCTTCCGGAGGTCCGGGCCGCGGTGGGACCGGGGACCGAGGTCTACGTCGACGGCGGCGTCCGCACCGGCCTGGACGTGCTCGTGGCGCTCGCCTGCGGTGCCGACCTCGTGCTCGCCGGACGTGCGCCGGTGCTCGGCCTCGTCGACGGCGAGGACGGGGTGCGCAGCTGGCAGCAGACCTGGACCGCCGAGCTCGTCGAGGCGATGCGGCTGGCCGGCGTTGCGGCGGTCGCGGACCTGCCGGGCGCCGACCTCCTGGCGCCGGGCTGA
- the dop gene encoding depupylase/deamidase Dop — protein sequence MGVRRVMGIETELGITSTQLDPAGRPVTPMVLSGQVVRAYAAGAAPGAALPSGAGWDYADETPLRDARGFEMARALADRSQLTDVEDPTIATSVLSNGARFYVDHAHPEYSSPEVTGPLAAVRYDRAGEEVAWGAVRTLAEEELEVRLYKNNVDGKGASYGTHENYLVPRAVPFDRLARLLIPFLVARPVIAGAGRVGIGQASERPGFQLSQRADYLEAEVGLETTLRRPIVNTRDEPHATPHLHRRLHVIVGDATMADVTTYLALGSLSAVLRVVETHPELLEGMPLAHPVAAAQAISHDPSLQVTVPLADGREMTGLDLVEAHLEAAERAAASGHEPWTGPEDSETEGVLRRWRDVLDTLRRDPSQAAGQVEWVAKHQLLERFRDRAGAGWDDPRIAAMDIQWHDLDPGRGLARKLRAAGQLERLVTPEEVAAAVTEPPPDTRAWFRGEAVRRYGAAGGVRAASWDSVVLVDDRGGLRRVRMDEPTSGSRAAVAGLLDRHTSAASLLSELASEDV from the coding sequence ATGGGAGTGCGCCGGGTCATGGGCATCGAGACCGAGCTGGGGATCACCAGCACCCAGCTGGACCCGGCCGGGCGCCCGGTGACCCCGATGGTGCTCTCCGGCCAGGTGGTCCGGGCGTATGCCGCGGGCGCGGCCCCGGGAGCGGCGCTCCCCTCCGGCGCGGGGTGGGACTACGCCGACGAGACGCCGCTGCGGGACGCCCGCGGCTTCGAGATGGCGCGGGCGCTGGCCGACCGCTCCCAGCTCACCGATGTCGAGGACCCGACGATCGCGACCTCGGTGCTGTCCAACGGCGCCCGCTTCTACGTCGACCACGCGCACCCGGAGTACTCCTCGCCCGAGGTCACCGGGCCGCTCGCGGCCGTGCGCTACGACCGTGCGGGGGAGGAGGTCGCCTGGGGCGCGGTGCGGACCCTGGCCGAGGAGGAACTGGAGGTGCGGCTCTACAAGAACAACGTCGACGGTAAAGGCGCGTCCTACGGCACCCACGAGAACTACCTGGTGCCCCGCGCGGTGCCCTTCGACCGGCTGGCCCGGCTGCTCATCCCCTTCCTCGTCGCCCGGCCGGTCATCGCCGGTGCCGGGCGGGTGGGGATCGGTCAGGCGAGCGAACGCCCGGGCTTCCAGCTCTCGCAGCGCGCGGACTACCTGGAGGCCGAGGTCGGGCTGGAGACGACGCTGCGCCGCCCCATCGTCAACACCCGGGACGAGCCGCACGCGACCCCGCACCTGCACCGTCGGCTGCACGTCATCGTCGGCGACGCCACGATGGCCGACGTCACCACCTACCTCGCGCTGGGGTCCCTGTCGGCCGTGCTGCGGGTCGTCGAGACGCACCCCGAGCTGCTGGAAGGTATGCCGCTCGCCCACCCGGTCGCCGCCGCGCAGGCGATCAGCCACGACCCGTCGCTGCAGGTCACGGTGCCGCTGGCGGACGGCCGCGAGATGACCGGCCTGGACCTGGTCGAAGCGCACCTGGAGGCCGCCGAGCGGGCCGCGGCCTCGGGCCACGAGCCCTGGACCGGCCCGGAGGACTCCGAGACCGAGGGGGTGCTGCGGCGCTGGCGAGACGTCCTCGACACGCTGCGCCGCGACCCCTCGCAGGCCGCCGGGCAGGTCGAGTGGGTGGCCAAGCACCAGCTGCTGGAGCGCTTCCGCGACCGCGCCGGCGCGGGCTGGGACGACCCGCGGATCGCGGCCATGGACATCCAGTGGCACGACCTCGACCCCGGGCGGGGCCTGGCCCGCAAGCTGCGCGCCGCCGGCCAGCTGGAGCGGCTGGTCACACCGGAGGAGGTCGCCGCCGCCGTCACGGAGCCCCCACCGGACACACGGGCGTGGTTCCGCGGCGAGGCGGTGCGGCGCTACGGCGCGGCCGGGGGAGTCCGTGCCGCGTCGTGGGACTCGGTGGTGCTCGTCGACGACCGGGGCGGCCTGCGCCGGGTGCGCATGGACGAGCCGACCAGCGGCAGCCGGGCGGCGGTCGCGGGGCTGCTGGACCGGCATACCTCCGCGGCGAGCCTGCTCTCCGAGCTCGCCAGCGAAGACGTCTGA
- a CDS encoding ubiquitin-like protein Pup: MSQQHFEGRDRESERGGEPGPDPTPPPTAPAAQSAERDAALDSLLDEIDGVLESNATEFVHGFVQKGGE; the protein is encoded by the coding sequence ATGTCGCAGCAGCACTTCGAGGGTCGTGACCGGGAGTCAGAACGAGGCGGCGAGCCCGGGCCGGACCCCACCCCGCCACCCACCGCGCCCGCGGCGCAGAGCGCCGAGCGGGACGCCGCGCTGGACTCGCTCCTGGACGAGATCGACGGTGTCCTGGAGAGCAACGCCACCGAGTTCGTGCACGGCTTCGTGCAGAAGGGCGGCGAGTGA
- the pafA gene encoding Pup--protein ligase — protein sequence MKQRVMGVETEFGVNATFRGGSRLSPEEVSRYLFRKVVAWGRSSNVFLGNGSRLYLDVGSHPEYATAECTDLLDVVAQDRAGEIIVQDLADDAEQRLAEEGFDATVYVLKNNVDSRGNSYGSHENYLIERRTRMERVTETLVPFLVTRQLVTGAGRLHVTEQRATYLVSQRADHMWEDLSSATTRSRPIINTRDEPHADPEKHRRLHVIVGDSTMSQTTTLLRLGTTDLVLQMLEAGTVVPDLVLANPMQAIRDVSRDPTGRVPLRLRSGGTVTALEVQEQLLALVTRYAEGAGIAGEGAYRDVLELWERGLDAIATDRLNLVDTEIEWVMKKKLLDSYAQRHGLEAWDPRLQQLDLAWHDIHARRGLVRILERSGAARTVVDDARVAAATTDPPQTRARLRGDFVRVASEHRRDFTVDWVHLKLNDTASRTVICKDPFAWQDERVDALLEHIRGSGGAPT from the coding sequence GTGAAGCAGCGGGTGATGGGCGTCGAGACCGAGTTCGGCGTCAACGCCACCTTCCGGGGCGGCTCCCGGCTCTCGCCCGAGGAGGTCTCCCGCTACCTCTTCCGCAAGGTCGTGGCCTGGGGACGCTCCTCCAACGTCTTCCTCGGCAACGGCTCCCGGCTCTACCTCGACGTGGGGTCGCACCCGGAGTACGCCACCGCCGAGTGCACCGACCTGCTCGACGTCGTCGCGCAGGACCGGGCCGGTGAGATCATCGTCCAGGACCTCGCCGACGACGCGGAGCAGCGCCTCGCCGAGGAGGGCTTCGACGCCACGGTCTACGTCCTCAAGAACAACGTCGACTCCCGCGGCAACTCCTACGGCTCGCACGAGAACTACCTCATCGAGCGCCGCACCCGGATGGAGCGGGTCACCGAGACCCTCGTCCCCTTCCTCGTCACCCGCCAGCTCGTCACCGGCGCGGGGCGGCTGCACGTCACCGAGCAGCGCGCGACCTACCTCGTCTCGCAGCGCGCCGACCACATGTGGGAGGACCTCAGCTCGGCGACCACCCGGTCCCGGCCGATCATCAACACCCGGGACGAGCCGCACGCCGACCCGGAGAAGCACCGCCGCCTGCACGTCATCGTCGGCGACTCGACGATGAGCCAGACGACCACCCTGCTGCGGCTGGGCACCACCGACCTCGTGCTGCAGATGCTCGAGGCCGGGACCGTCGTGCCCGACCTCGTGCTCGCCAACCCCATGCAGGCCATCCGCGACGTCTCGCGCGACCCCACGGGCAGGGTGCCGCTACGGCTGCGCTCCGGCGGCACGGTCACCGCCCTCGAGGTCCAGGAGCAGCTGCTCGCCCTGGTCACGCGGTATGCCGAGGGCGCCGGCATCGCGGGGGAGGGGGCATACCGGGACGTGCTGGAGCTGTGGGAGCGCGGGCTGGACGCGATCGCCACCGACCGGCTGAACCTGGTCGACACCGAGATCGAGTGGGTGATGAAGAAGAAGCTGCTGGACTCCTACGCGCAACGACACGGGCTGGAGGCGTGGGACCCGCGGCTGCAGCAGCTCGACCTGGCGTGGCACGACATCCATGCGCGGCGCGGCCTCGTGCGGATCCTCGAGCGCTCCGGCGCCGCCCGCACCGTCGTCGACGACGCCCGGGTGGCAGCGGCCACGACGGACCCGCCGCAGACCCGGGCCCGGCTGCGCGGGGACTTCGTGCGGGTGGCCTCCGAGCACCGGCGCGACTTCACCGTCGACTGGGTGCACCTCAAGCTCAACGACACCGCCTCCCGGACCGTCATCTGCAAGGACCCCTTCGCCTGGCAGGACGAGCGGGTGGACGCGCTGCTGGAGCACATCCGGGGGTCCGGGGGTGCTCCCACCTGA
- a CDS encoding FKBP-type peptidyl-prolyl cis-trans isomerase, whose product MRSSRLRYLAAAAAPLIFLAACSPDSSGEGDDASATSSPGDDAAATSAAPNGDLADVEVDTEGEAPALTWDGEPFADGDLPFVAGGTETRTLAEGDGEEVAEGHEVQVQYLAVNGASGEELVSTFPNDESVTLDLGDEALFPAFREQLPGMAVGDEILMAIPASEAFGEAGNAQLGVGPTDTMLFYLTVQDTGEPLTEAQGEEVEPEEGLPTVTMGDTGPEIDVEGVEAPDQLVAQQLIRGESPEVVAGQTIRVQYTGVKLSDGEVFDSSWERGEPTEFPIGVGQVIAGWDEGLVGQPVGSRVLLVVPAAEAYGEVPEETEGETAAPAHELAGEDLVFVVDILSAS is encoded by the coding sequence GTGCGCTCTTCCCGACTGCGCTACCTCGCGGCTGCCGCCGCGCCCCTCATCTTCCTCGCGGCGTGCAGCCCGGACTCCTCTGGCGAGGGCGACGACGCGAGCGCGACCAGCTCGCCGGGGGACGACGCGGCCGCGACCAGCGCCGCGCCGAACGGCGACCTGGCCGACGTGGAGGTCGACACCGAGGGCGAGGCCCCGGCCCTGACCTGGGACGGCGAGCCCTTCGCCGACGGCGACCTGCCCTTCGTCGCGGGCGGCACCGAGACCCGCACCCTGGCCGAGGGTGACGGCGAGGAGGTCGCCGAGGGCCACGAGGTGCAGGTGCAGTACCTCGCCGTCAACGGTGCCTCGGGCGAGGAGCTCGTCTCGACCTTCCCGAACGACGAGTCGGTCACCCTGGACCTCGGCGACGAGGCGCTCTTCCCGGCCTTCCGGGAGCAGCTGCCCGGCATGGCCGTCGGCGACGAGATCCTCATGGCGATCCCCGCGAGCGAGGCCTTCGGCGAGGCCGGCAACGCCCAGCTCGGGGTCGGCCCGACCGACACGATGCTGTTCTACCTGACCGTCCAGGACACCGGCGAGCCGCTCACCGAGGCGCAGGGCGAGGAGGTCGAGCCCGAGGAGGGCCTGCCCACCGTGACCATGGGCGACACCGGCCCGGAGATCGACGTCGAGGGCGTCGAGGCCCCCGACCAGCTCGTGGCCCAGCAGCTCATCCGCGGCGAGAGCCCTGAGGTCGTGGCGGGCCAGACCATCCGGGTGCAGTACACCGGCGTCAAGCTCTCCGACGGCGAGGTCTTCGACAGCTCCTGGGAGCGGGGCGAGCCCACCGAGTTCCCCATCGGTGTGGGCCAGGTCATCGCGGGCTGGGACGAGGGCCTGGTCGGCCAGCCGGTCGGCTCCCGCGTGCTGCTCGTCGTCCCGGCCGCCGAGGCCTACGGCGAGGTGCCCGAGGAGACCGAGGGCGAGACCGCCGCCCCGGCGCACGAGCTCGCCGGCGAGGACCTCGTCTTCGTCGTCGACATCCTCAGCGCCTCCTGA
- a CDS encoding FKBP-type peptidyl-prolyl cis-trans isomerase, with the protein MTDSPFGRVQKAKPEIEFPGEEPPTELVIEDLEVGKGAEATAGSTISAHYVGVSWSTGEEFDASWNRGEPLTFRAGVGQVIQGWDQGLLGMKVGGRRKIIIPPHLGYGDRGAGGAIKGGETLIFVVDLMDVR; encoded by the coding sequence ATGACCGACTCCCCCTTCGGCCGCGTCCAGAAGGCCAAGCCCGAGATCGAGTTCCCCGGCGAGGAGCCGCCCACCGAGCTCGTGATCGAGGACCTCGAGGTCGGCAAGGGCGCCGAGGCGACCGCGGGGTCGACGATCTCCGCGCACTACGTCGGCGTCTCCTGGTCCACCGGTGAGGAGTTCGACGCCTCGTGGAACCGCGGCGAGCCGCTCACCTTCCGGGCCGGCGTCGGCCAGGTCATCCAGGGGTGGGACCAGGGCCTGCTCGGGATGAAGGTCGGAGGCCGCCGCAAGATCATCATCCCGCCGCACCTGGGGTATGGCGACCGTGGCGCGGGCGGTGCGATCAAGGGGGGCGAGACGCTCATCTTCGTCGTCGACCTCATGGACGTGCGCTGA